From a single Bradyrhizobium sediminis genomic region:
- a CDS encoding carbon-nitrogen hydrolase family protein, whose product MSADQTFTAAMVQMRTGLLPGPSLEQATQLIREAAAEGADYVQTPEVSNMMQLNRKALFEHLAAEEDDLSLKAYRALAAELKIHLHVGSLALRFSPEKAVNRSFLIGPDGMVLASYDKIHMFDIDLPGGESYRESANYQPGETAVISDLPWGRIGLTICYDLRFPALYRALAESGASFLTVPSAFTRKTGEAHWHTLLRARAIETGCFVFAAAQAGMHENKRETYGHSLIIDPWGEILAEGGVEPGVFMAKIDPARVETARKAVPSLQHGRRFGIADPKAGPEHLHLVRGSA is encoded by the coding sequence ATGAGCGCCGATCAAACCTTCACCGCCGCCATGGTGCAGATGCGCACCGGGCTGTTGCCGGGGCCAAGCCTCGAACAGGCCACCCAACTGATTCGCGAGGCCGCAGCAGAGGGTGCGGACTATGTGCAGACCCCCGAGGTCAGCAACATGATGCAACTGAACCGCAAGGCGCTGTTCGAGCATCTCGCCGCCGAGGAAGACGACCTGTCGCTGAAGGCCTATCGCGCGCTCGCGGCGGAGCTGAAAATTCATCTCCATGTCGGCTCGCTGGCGCTGCGCTTCTCGCCCGAGAAGGCCGTCAACCGCTCGTTCCTGATCGGCCCGGACGGCATGGTGCTGGCGAGCTACGACAAGATCCACATGTTCGACATCGATCTGCCCGGCGGCGAGAGCTATCGCGAATCCGCCAACTATCAGCCGGGCGAGACCGCGGTGATCTCGGACCTGCCCTGGGGCCGGATCGGGCTGACGATCTGTTACGACCTGCGCTTCCCGGCGCTGTATCGCGCGCTGGCCGAAAGCGGCGCCTCGTTCCTCACCGTGCCGTCCGCCTTCACCAGGAAGACCGGCGAGGCGCATTGGCATACGCTGTTGCGCGCCCGCGCCATCGAGACCGGCTGCTTCGTGTTCGCAGCAGCCCAGGCCGGAATGCACGAGAACAAGCGCGAGACCTACGGCCACTCGCTGATCATCGACCCCTGGGGCGAGATCCTCGCCGAAGGCGGCGTCGAGCCCGGCGTGTTCATGGCGAAGATCGACCCCGCCAGGGTCGAGACTGCACGGAAAGCCGTGCCGTCGCTGCAGCATGGCCGGCGCTTTGGCATCGCCGATCCCAAGGCCGGTCCCGAGCATCTGCATTTGGTACGGGGATCGGCATGA
- a CDS encoding DUF1178 family protein has translation MIRYNLRCDKGHAFESWFQSSSAYESQEKRKLVNCPACGSAKVERAIMAPQIVSKKGRESAPPAPAPTEVAAPASTPLLMAQERELRAKLKELRDHIVKNADNVGERFPNEARKMHYGDIEHRPIYGEASPEEARSLIEEGVEVSPLPVLPDDRN, from the coding sequence ATGATCCGGTACAACCTGCGCTGCGACAAGGGCCATGCCTTCGAGAGCTGGTTCCAGAGCTCATCGGCCTATGAGAGCCAGGAGAAGCGCAAGCTGGTGAATTGTCCGGCCTGCGGCTCGGCCAAGGTCGAGCGCGCGATCATGGCCCCGCAAATCGTCAGCAAGAAGGGCCGGGAAAGCGCGCCGCCCGCGCCTGCCCCCACCGAGGTCGCCGCCCCCGCATCGACACCCCTTTTGATGGCGCAGGAACGCGAGCTGCGCGCCAAGCTCAAGGAATTGCGCGACCATATCGTCAAGAACGCCGACAATGTCGGCGAGCGTTTTCCCAACGAGGCGCGCAAGATGCACTACGGCGATATCGAGCACCGCCCGATCTACGGCGAGGCCTCGCCGGAGGAAGCCCGCTCCCTGATCGAGGAAGGCGTCGAGGTGTCGCCGCTGCCGGTGCTGCCGGACGACCGGAATTGA
- a CDS encoding DMT family transporter → MFSIATLWIPFTITAALGQVARNAMQRQLTGPLGTWGATNIRFLFGFPFSILFFAVVIAATGDAVPWPPAVFWPWLLLGALSQIAATALMLLAMNARSFVVTTAYIKTEAIQTAIFGFVFLGDHLTVLKVIAILIATVGVVITALRPGGEKGFAELKPTITGLVAAAFFALSAIGFRGAIITVPGVSFVTAASYTLVWGLFVQTLVLTIYLLARAPDVLRKIFGLWKPSVLAGFMGAFASQFWFLAFALTAAANVRTLALVEVLFAQGVSYYSFKQPLSARELSGIVLIVIGVALLVAV, encoded by the coding sequence ATGTTCTCCATCGCCACGCTCTGGATTCCCTTCACCATCACCGCGGCGCTGGGCCAGGTCGCGCGCAATGCGATGCAGCGGCAGCTGACCGGGCCGCTCGGCACCTGGGGCGCCACCAATATCCGCTTCCTGTTCGGCTTTCCGTTCTCGATCCTGTTCTTCGCGGTGGTGATCGCGGCGACCGGCGATGCCGTGCCGTGGCCGCCTGCGGTATTCTGGCCGTGGCTGCTGCTGGGCGCGCTGAGCCAGATCGCCGCCACGGCGTTGATGCTGCTGGCGATGAACGCCCGCTCCTTCGTGGTGACCACGGCGTACATCAAGACCGAGGCGATCCAGACCGCGATCTTCGGCTTCGTCTTTCTCGGCGATCACCTCACCGTGCTGAAAGTGATCGCGATACTGATCGCCACCGTCGGCGTCGTCATCACCGCGCTGCGGCCGGGCGGCGAAAAGGGTTTCGCCGAATTGAAGCCGACCATCACCGGCCTGGTCGCCGCGGCCTTCTTCGCGCTGTCGGCGATCGGTTTTCGCGGCGCCATCATCACCGTGCCCGGCGTCTCGTTCGTGACCGCCGCATCCTATACGCTGGTATGGGGGCTGTTCGTGCAGACCCTGGTGCTGACGATCTATCTGCTGGCGCGCGCGCCCGACGTGCTCCGGAAAATATTCGGTCTGTGGAAGCCCTCTGTCCTGGCGGGCTTCATGGGTGCGTTCGCCTCGCAGTTCTGGTTCCTGGCGTTCGCGCTGACGGCGGCGGCCAATGTGCGCACGCTGGCGCTGGTCGAGGTGCTGTTCGCGCAAGGCGTATCGTATTATTCATTCAAGCAGCCGCTGTCGGCGCGCGAGCTTTCCGGCATCGTGCTGATCGTGATCGGGGTCGCGCTATTGGTGGCGGTTTAG
- the ubiG gene encoding bifunctional 2-polyprenyl-6-hydroxyphenol methylase/3-demethylubiquinol 3-O-methyltransferase UbiG has product MAMQQNPDPANLSAAAAPGSTVDPAEIAKFSKLSNEWWDPNGKMAPLHKINPLRLTYIRDAACRKFERNVKSLNCLSGLRILDIGCGAGLLCEPFTRLGAQVIGVDPSASNIAAAKLHADKGHLSIDYRCTSVEEMDARERFDIVLAMEVVEHVSDVGMFLNRCAAMLKPGGMMVLSTLNRNWKSFALAIVGAEYVLRWLPRGTHQWDKFVTPDELAHHLHNNKLAITEQAGVVYSPFADKWSLSSDMDVNYMVVAEGL; this is encoded by the coding sequence ATGGCCATGCAACAGAATCCTGATCCTGCCAATCTTTCCGCAGCCGCGGCGCCCGGGTCCACCGTCGACCCCGCCGAGATCGCGAAATTCTCGAAACTGTCCAACGAATGGTGGGACCCCAACGGCAAGATGGCGCCGTTGCACAAGATCAATCCGCTGCGGCTGACCTATATCCGCGACGCCGCCTGCCGCAAGTTCGAGCGCAACGTCAAGAGCCTGAACTGCCTGTCCGGGCTGCGCATCCTCGATATCGGCTGCGGCGCCGGCCTGTTGTGCGAGCCGTTCACCCGGCTCGGCGCCCAGGTGATCGGCGTCGATCCGTCCGCCAGCAACATCGCGGCGGCGAAGCTGCATGCCGACAAGGGGCATCTGTCGATCGATTACCGCTGCACGTCAGTCGAGGAGATGGACGCGCGCGAGCGCTTCGACATCGTGCTGGCGATGGAAGTGGTCGAGCATGTCAGCGATGTCGGCATGTTCCTGAACCGCTGTGCGGCGATGCTCAAGCCCGGCGGCATGATGGTGCTCTCGACCCTGAACCGCAACTGGAAGAGCTTTGCGCTCGCCATCGTCGGCGCGGAATACGTGCTGCGCTGGCTGCCGCGCGGCACCCATCAATGGGACAAGTTCGTCACCCCCGACGAGCTCGCCCACCACCTTCACAACAACAAGCTCGCCATCACCGAACAGGCCGGCGTGGTCTACAGCCCGTTCGCCGACAAATGGAGCCTGTCGTCCGACATGGACGTCAACTACATGGTGGTGGCGGAGGGGCTGTAA
- a CDS encoding PH domain-containing protein, with protein sequence MGRYIDEILQPGEKVLYSTNAHWMFYLPAMAAWVAAIILFFLSRTTTTEGIVLLCLSASAVVALMALYWTAKAWFHRWTTETDVTNLRIVHKTGFITRKTFEMSLDKVESVDVDQSILGRILNYGDVTVHGVGEGEETISAIASPLKFRNSITAR encoded by the coding sequence ATGGGGCGTTATATCGACGAAATCCTGCAGCCCGGCGAGAAGGTGCTGTATTCGACCAACGCGCACTGGATGTTCTATTTGCCGGCGATGGCGGCCTGGGTCGCGGCCATCATCCTGTTCTTCCTGTCGCGGACCACCACCACCGAAGGCATCGTGCTGCTGTGCCTGTCGGCCTCGGCCGTGGTGGCGCTCATGGCGCTGTACTGGACCGCCAAGGCCTGGTTCCACCGCTGGACCACCGAGACCGACGTCACCAATCTGCGGATCGTCCACAAGACCGGGTTCATCACCCGAAAGACATTCGAAATGAGCCTGGACAAGGTCGAGAGCGTCGATGTCGACCAGAGCATCCTCGGCCGCATCCTCAATTATGGCGATGTCACCGTTCACGGCGTCGGCGAGGGCGAGGAGACCATCTCCGCCATTGCTTCGCCGCTCAAATTCCGTAACAGCATCACCGCGCGATAG